A genomic window from Oceanobacillus timonensis includes:
- a CDS encoding response regulator transcription factor, translating into MAHILYIEDEKEIGQWVTEDLTGRGHQVTWLISGSELETYINDIDLAILDIMLPGLDGFSIGKRIKKANQETPIVMLSARSAVEDKIEGLSFADDYVTKPFHPDELAARVDVLLRRFQKKEDTLEIGHLHIDMKSLVIINKNTDAEILLTGKQFQLFQYFLRHLNQILTKEQLYEGVWGEQYMEGDKTLMVHIRYLREKMEENPAKPTIIETIRGIGYRVKK; encoded by the coding sequence TTGGCACATATCCTATATATTGAGGACGAAAAAGAAATCGGACAATGGGTAACAGAAGATTTAACAGGACGGGGTCATCAAGTAACTTGGCTAATATCCGGGAGTGAATTAGAAACATATATAAACGATATAGATCTGGCTATTTTGGATATTATGCTGCCGGGGCTTGACGGTTTCTCCATTGGAAAACGAATCAAAAAAGCGAATCAGGAAACGCCGATTGTGATGTTATCCGCGCGTTCCGCGGTGGAGGACAAGATAGAAGGGTTGAGCTTTGCGGACGATTATGTGACAAAACCATTCCATCCAGATGAGTTAGCTGCACGTGTGGATGTCTTGCTTCGCCGTTTTCAAAAGAAAGAAGATACGCTGGAAATTGGCCATCTGCATATAGATATGAAATCCTTGGTGATTATAAATAAAAATACAGATGCGGAAATACTGCTGACAGGAAAGCAATTTCAACTGTTTCAATACTTCCTGCGCCACTTGAATCAAATCCTGACAAAAGAACAGCTTTATGAAGGCGTATGGGGAGAACAGTATATGGAAGGGGATAAAACATTGATGGTGCATATCCGTTATCTGCGTGAAAAAATGGAAGAAAATCCGGCGAAACCGACGATTATTGAGACGATTCGCGGGATTGGGTATCGGGTGAAAAAATGA
- a CDS encoding FAD/NAD(P)-binding protein has translation MYKWIVIGGGIQGSCVALLLLEEEKVETEDLLIIDPHQQPLERWRTITDKIEMSYLRSPLVHHLDADPYSLKKYSSKHNYASGFKGQYQRPRLDMFNQHSMDLLEKIGVMACWLQGEVSGLSWTESGWKVCVADGRCFVSERVVLAMGVNHTPHYPSWAETCRDHASVKHVFEMDNELPETGDVIVIGGGMTAAHLAYALTQKESIDSVTMVKRHPLRIHHFDSDPGWLGPKYLNKYDKLTSYKERREVIQHARNRGSVTRDLYLKLLQQERTGRLDMYTGCIQEWIENADGTMQLVMEDQEKLKGSTIMLATGSSVAMPGKEWLDPVIKHMHLPCAPCGFPIVTKELEWKNGLFVAGALAELEIGPVSRNIAGARKAAERILQYA, from the coding sequence ATGTATAAATGGATTGTGATTGGAGGAGGAATTCAAGGGAGTTGCGTAGCTTTACTCTTGCTTGAAGAGGAGAAAGTAGAGACAGAGGATTTATTGATAATCGATCCGCATCAACAGCCGCTGGAGAGGTGGCGCACGATTACGGATAAGATAGAAATGTCGTATTTACGCTCTCCCCTCGTTCATCACCTAGATGCTGATCCATACAGTTTAAAAAAGTATTCTTCTAAACACAACTATGCCTCCGGATTTAAAGGACAATATCAGCGGCCGCGTTTAGACATGTTTAATCAGCATAGCATGGATTTACTGGAGAAAATAGGTGTTATGGCGTGTTGGCTGCAAGGAGAGGTATCCGGACTTTCTTGGACGGAATCTGGCTGGAAGGTTTGTGTTGCAGATGGCCGTTGTTTTGTTAGTGAGCGTGTCGTACTTGCGATGGGAGTAAACCATACTCCCCATTATCCATCATGGGCTGAAACTTGTAGAGATCATGCGTCCGTGAAACATGTATTTGAAATGGATAATGAACTTCCTGAGACAGGGGATGTCATTGTTATTGGCGGCGGAATGACTGCAGCGCATCTTGCTTATGCACTCACACAAAAAGAATCGATTGATTCTGTCACAATGGTGAAGCGGCACCCATTACGGATTCATCATTTTGATAGTGACCCGGGGTGGCTTGGACCTAAATATTTAAATAAATATGATAAGCTGACAAGCTATAAAGAAAGACGGGAAGTCATCCAACATGCAAGGAATCGAGGGTCTGTCACCAGAGACTTATATTTGAAGCTGCTGCAACAAGAGAGAACCGGAAGATTAGATATGTATACTGGTTGTATTCAAGAATGGATAGAAAATGCTGATGGAACAATGCAGCTGGTTATGGAAGATCAAGAAAAGTTGAAAGGAAGTACTATTATGCTGGCGACTGGTTCATCTGTTGCCATGCCGGGGAAAGAATGGCTGGATCCGGTCATAAAGCATATGCATTTGCCGTGTGCGCCTTGCGGGTTTCCGATTGTTACCAAAGAACTTGAATGGAAAAACGGGCTTTTTGTAGCGGGGGCGTTAGCGGAATTGGAGATTGGTCCGGTTTCCAGAAATATTGCCGGTGCGAGAAAGGCTGCAGAACGGATTTTGCAGTATGCTTAA
- a CDS encoding helix-turn-helix domain-containing protein has protein sequence MDLGQKLKYLRNKQHSTQHEIVEGICSVSYYSKIETGNVVPNEEILQLLAERFGISFEDLVQIDDVVNDKVIQRVEYIYQLIKENMPAAEEAYQSFLKEFEKSSDPGMRLLISLIELRFALRASTIEEVERKFQEAESLQDYSNMKIMPLFNRVCGLYYYKTGNYDAALELYLGLANALNFPYKADIHYEISLTYNRKDNIYKSIQHLEIALDKYLQEMNYDQCTVCYFLLGINYFKMGNYDEAIDYYFRVEKVINNNRDLQRKVYHNLGLAYEKKKDLNKAIYYYQESLSASMEEQHGLKTILTLAELYLRIENKEEASQHITKGAALADKYSMEEYKIKFYVLQLQLNGDCVATYLETVAIPFCEENNDREFLIHYNVMLSDYYSQNKQYKQAYFKIKNVLDMKGGIG, from the coding sequence TTGGATTTAGGACAAAAACTTAAATATTTACGAAATAAGCAGCATTCTACCCAGCATGAGATTGTTGAAGGTATTTGCTCTGTATCTTATTACAGCAAGATTGAAACTGGTAATGTCGTTCCTAATGAAGAGATTCTACAGTTGCTGGCTGAAAGGTTTGGTATATCGTTTGAGGATTTAGTACAAATAGATGATGTGGTAAATGATAAGGTTATTCAAAGAGTAGAATATATATATCAATTGATTAAGGAAAACATGCCCGCAGCCGAAGAAGCTTATCAATCATTTTTAAAAGAATTTGAAAAATCTTCAGATCCTGGAATGAGGCTGCTCATCAGCTTAATAGAATTACGATTTGCATTAAGAGCTTCAACAATCGAAGAGGTTGAAAGAAAATTTCAAGAAGCAGAATCTTTGCAAGATTATAGTAATATGAAAATAATGCCTTTATTTAATAGAGTTTGCGGCCTATATTATTATAAAACCGGGAATTATGATGCCGCATTAGAGTTATATTTAGGGCTGGCGAATGCATTGAACTTTCCGTATAAAGCAGATATTCATTATGAAATATCTCTAACATATAACCGTAAAGATAATATATATAAGTCCATTCAACATCTAGAAATAGCTTTAGATAAGTATTTACAGGAAATGAACTATGATCAATGTACTGTTTGTTATTTTCTGTTGGGCATTAATTATTTTAAGATGGGAAATTATGATGAAGCCATTGACTATTATTTCCGGGTGGAGAAAGTCATTAACAATAATAGAGACCTGCAACGAAAAGTGTATCATAATTTAGGACTTGCCTATGAAAAAAAGAAAGATTTGAACAAGGCTATTTATTATTATCAAGAGAGCCTTTCTGCATCAATGGAAGAGCAACATGGTCTGAAAACAATTCTCACGTTGGCAGAGTTATATTTGCGTATAGAAAATAAAGAAGAAGCAAGCCAGCATATTACAAAAGGTGCAGCCTTAGCTGACAAATATAGTATGGAAGAATATAAGATTAAATTTTATGTTCTTCAATTACAGTTAAATGGAGATTGTGTAGCAACATACTTGGAAACGGTTGCGATTCCTTTTTGTGAAGAAAATAACGATAGGGAATTCCTGATTCACTATAATGTGATGTTATCTGATTATTATTCTCAAAATAAGCAATATAAACAAGCTTATTTTAAGATAAAAAATGTTTTGGATATGAAAGGAGGGATCGGATGA
- the corA gene encoding magnesium/cobalt transporter CorA, with translation MPISIYYQTNAKEWKRAENDTAVPNDASFIWYDFVNASAEESKLLASQFHFDPLAIEDTIKTVSRPKLKKYPEYQFLVCHLINPEDYRAQAINLFMKGPILVTYHKGSLGKLGDVEAAIQKRYPSQSVTPEDVAFIILDFIVDSYFEYVDHIEDEVFSFEDRHVNDTADNKLMEDVFQIRSLIIKLKRVTMPMQELIQHLKEDTSFTKTKKQKMYIHHIEDHIIKQMHTIKSAEEMTGDIRDNYDSFNSYRLNNIMKILTLVSVIFLPLTLITGIYGMNFGNMPELEWDDGYFAVLVVMLLISIGLIIYFKVKKWF, from the coding sequence ATGCCAATATCTATCTACTACCAGACAAATGCAAAAGAATGGAAACGAGCTGAAAACGATACTGCTGTTCCAAATGATGCGAGTTTTATATGGTACGATTTTGTCAATGCAAGTGCAGAGGAAAGCAAATTGCTGGCTTCCCAATTTCATTTCGACCCGCTGGCTATTGAGGATACCATTAAAACGGTGTCACGGCCAAAATTGAAAAAATATCCGGAGTATCAATTTTTAGTTTGTCATTTAATCAATCCAGAAGATTATCGCGCACAGGCAATTAATCTTTTTATGAAAGGGCCTATTCTTGTAACCTATCATAAGGGTAGTTTGGGAAAACTGGGCGATGTAGAAGCGGCAATTCAGAAACGTTATCCTTCTCAATCTGTGACGCCTGAAGATGTAGCTTTTATTATTTTAGATTTTATCGTTGATAGCTATTTTGAATATGTCGATCATATCGAGGATGAAGTCTTTTCTTTTGAAGACAGACACGTCAATGATACTGCAGATAATAAACTGATGGAGGATGTTTTTCAGATACGTTCTTTGATTATTAAGTTAAAACGTGTCACCATGCCAATGCAGGAACTCATCCAACACTTGAAAGAAGACACCAGTTTTACAAAAACAAAGAAACAAAAAATGTATATACACCATATTGAAGACCATATCATTAAACAGATGCATACCATTAAATCTGCAGAAGAGATGACTGGAGACATCCGCGATAATTACGATTCTTTCAATTCTTACCGTCTAAACAATATCATGAAAATCCTGACACTGGTTTCCGTTATTTTTCTTCCCTTAACATTAATTACCGGAATTTATGGAATGAACTTTGGGAATATGCCGGAATTAGAATGGGATGATGGTTACTTTGCGGTACTTGTTGTTATGCTGCTTATCAGCATTGGATTAATTATTTATTTTAAAGTAAAAAAATGGTTTTAA
- a CDS encoding YrhK family protein, translating into MQLNKNNPELDLHLSRIELRVTSIYKLLYQINDLVLGLIFLIGSFLFFNENTTFAGTVLFVIGSIQMLIRPVISIVHDFHLSKVQKRSTHHRESSNR; encoded by the coding sequence ATGCAGTTAAATAAAAATAATCCGGAATTAGATTTGCATTTAAGCAGAATAGAGTTAAGAGTAACCTCCATATATAAACTGCTTTATCAAATAAATGATTTAGTTCTCGGCCTGATTTTCCTTATTGGAAGCTTTTTATTTTTCAATGAAAATACAACCTTTGCCGGCACTGTTTTATTTGTTATTGGAAGTATACAAATGCTGATTCGCCCGGTTATTTCCATTGTTCACGATTTTCATTTGTCAAAGGTGCAGAAGCGTAGTACGCATCACAGAGAATCATCTAATAGGTAA
- a CDS encoding serine hydrolase domain-containing protein, which produces MKACEQYLEGLVTKDEIPAAVYLVKHHQQQKTLRSAGSFLNNKGERIPVTTDTYFDLASLTKMMCTLPSILLLHQRKELHIDDAVNKYIPAFPQKQISIRHFLQHTSGVSADLSVKNRYQQRDVWKEILNCTADHPPETQVLYSDIGMIVLGKVVEAITNQRLDVFADKELYQPWGMKDTGFLPEKIEKNKIAATEKVCGKYVHGEVHDEKVYHLGGVGGSAGLFSNISDVAAYADYWLYPEKQSILRPETMALIKENVIQNRGLGFEVLCDKTLGTTCGPAWSIGSFGHTGFTGTSLWIDPKEEIVTVLLTNMVHYGRQHRLSEIRKKFHTMVYETLTAE; this is translated from the coding sequence ATGAAGGCTTGTGAACAGTATTTAGAGGGATTAGTTACAAAAGATGAAATTCCCGCAGCTGTTTATCTTGTTAAGCATCATCAGCAACAGAAAACGTTACGAAGTGCAGGTTCCTTCTTAAACAATAAGGGAGAGAGAATCCCTGTTACGACAGACACTTACTTTGACCTGGCTTCTTTAACAAAAATGATGTGTACGCTGCCGAGTATTCTACTTTTACATCAACGAAAAGAGCTACATATAGACGATGCGGTAAATAAATATATACCTGCGTTTCCGCAAAAGCAGATCAGCATTCGCCATTTTTTACAGCATACCTCCGGTGTTTCCGCAGATTTATCTGTGAAAAACCGGTACCAGCAAAGAGACGTATGGAAAGAAATTTTAAACTGTACAGCAGATCACCCGCCAGAGACGCAGGTTTTATATAGTGATATCGGGATGATTGTGTTAGGAAAAGTTGTAGAAGCCATCACAAACCAACGGCTGGATGTCTTTGCGGATAAGGAATTATATCAGCCTTGGGGGATGAAAGACACTGGCTTTCTTCCTGAGAAAATAGAGAAAAATAAAATCGCTGCTACAGAAAAAGTTTGCGGGAAATATGTTCATGGTGAGGTACATGATGAAAAAGTCTATCATTTAGGCGGTGTTGGCGGTTCCGCGGGTTTATTTTCTAACATTTCCGATGTAGCGGCCTATGCCGATTATTGGCTGTATCCAGAAAAGCAGTCGATATTAAGACCGGAGACAATGGCCTTAATCAAAGAAAATGTAATCCAAAACCGAGGTTTAGGCTTTGAAGTATTATGCGATAAAACACTTGGAACTACTTGCGGACCAGCTTGGTCTATCGGTTCATTTGGACATACAGGATTTACAGGAACAAGTTTGTGGATTGACCCGAAAGAAGAAATTGTTACGGTGCTGCTTACCAATATGGTTCACTATGGGCGGCAGCATCGATTGTCTGAAATCAGGAAAAAGTTTCACACGATGGTTTATGAAACGCTGACTGCCGAGTAA
- a CDS encoding N-acetylglucosamine kinase — protein MYILGVDGGGTKTKALLFHKTEGFVWETEAEAANPHSTSFTHSAKVVSQIISKACEHNYLSENTDLSVGLGVAGLGREADQKKWLEYFRKTSPHRFSGNEIVVEHDGTIALYSETFGADGIVSICGTGAITLGIHQSKTARVGGWGHVIGGDPGSGYDVGSQALIAVFNELDGLGPETALTDLILNGEEIDRIEELVPIIYQHFEKQRVAAFANYVFQAAEMKDEIAIKIIQETAEQIANRGQVLFERLFQRTDGAVSFVLAGGIFQNDFIVEKVKAELAAIPSLNVLTSQNSPVIGSIVLVLKQQGYLPEQIKKMLSDTGRRGAINEGL, from the coding sequence ATGTATATCTTAGGAGTGGATGGCGGAGGAACAAAAACCAAAGCGCTATTGTTTCATAAAACAGAGGGATTTGTATGGGAAACAGAAGCAGAAGCTGCAAATCCCCACAGTACCAGTTTCACACATTCTGCAAAAGTCGTCAGCCAAATAATAAGTAAAGCATGTGAACACAATTATTTATCCGAAAATACTGATTTATCGGTAGGTTTAGGAGTAGCGGGGTTAGGGAGAGAAGCGGATCAGAAAAAATGGTTGGAATACTTTCGGAAGACATCACCGCATAGGTTCTCCGGTAATGAAATCGTTGTGGAACATGATGGAACCATTGCGCTTTATTCAGAAACGTTTGGCGCAGATGGTATTGTGTCTATCTGCGGAACAGGAGCCATCACGCTTGGAATCCATCAATCTAAGACAGCCCGCGTTGGCGGGTGGGGGCATGTAATTGGAGGAGACCCGGGCAGCGGCTATGATGTAGGGTCACAAGCCTTGATAGCTGTATTCAATGAATTAGACGGGCTGGGACCGGAAACTGCGCTGACAGACCTTATTTTGAATGGAGAAGAAATTGACCGTATCGAAGAATTAGTTCCTATTATCTATCAACATTTTGAAAAACAGCGCGTGGCTGCATTTGCAAACTATGTCTTTCAAGCTGCTGAAATGAAAGATGAAATCGCAATAAAAATTATTCAAGAAACAGCTGAACAAATAGCGAATCGCGGTCAGGTATTGTTTGAAAGGCTGTTTCAAAGGACGGATGGGGCTGTTTCATTTGTATTGGCAGGAGGCATTTTTCAGAATGACTTCATCGTCGAAAAGGTGAAAGCGGAACTCGCTGCGATTCCTTCTTTGAACGTTTTAACATCGCAGAATTCACCTGTGATTGGAAGTATTGTTCTTGTTTTAAAACAGCAGGGTTATTTGCCGGAACAAATCAAAAAAATGCTGTCAGATACAGGGAGAAGAGGTGCTATAAATGAAGGCTTGTGA
- a CDS encoding SDR family NAD(P)-dependent oxidoreductase, whose product MNRLAGKVAIITGAASGMGLAGAQLFAKEGAKVVITDIEVDMLDEKKNEIVTDGGDAIALKLDVSDPESWSKVIDKTLEQYGKIDILINNAGIHMAKGILDAELDDWNKVMAINTTGVWLGMKAVIPHLQNQGGGSIVNTSSIAAIVGGIGDAEGAAYSASKGAVRSLTKHAAQWFGKDNIRVNSVHPGAIYTGMAEKTGIKSREQMGETFKGRTPLKPYAGESSDIANAYLYLASDESKYVTGLELVVDGGWTTSS is encoded by the coding sequence ATGAATAGATTAGCAGGAAAAGTAGCTATTATCACAGGTGCTGCAAGCGGAATGGGATTGGCCGGAGCACAATTATTTGCTAAAGAAGGTGCAAAGGTAGTTATCACAGATATTGAAGTGGACATGTTAGATGAAAAGAAAAATGAGATTGTTACAGACGGCGGAGACGCTATTGCTTTAAAACTGGATGTATCCGATCCAGAATCATGGAGTAAAGTAATTGATAAAACACTGGAACAATACGGGAAAATAGATATATTAATAAATAATGCCGGCATTCATATGGCAAAAGGGATTTTAGATGCTGAATTAGATGACTGGAATAAAGTAATGGCGATAAATACTACGGGTGTATGGTTAGGAATGAAAGCAGTGATTCCACATTTACAGAACCAAGGTGGAGGATCTATTGTGAATACTTCATCTATTGCTGCAATTGTTGGCGGGATTGGTGATGCAGAGGGAGCGGCATATAGTGCTTCCAAAGGGGCTGTACGATCTTTGACAAAGCATGCGGCACAGTGGTTTGGTAAAGATAACATCCGGGTAAATTCTGTTCACCCGGGCGCTATTTATACGGGAATGGCTGAAAAGACAGGAATTAAATCCCGTGAACAGATGGGAGAAACGTTTAAAGGGAGAACACCTTTGAAGCCTTATGCAGGAGAGTCCTCAGATATTGCAAATGCATATCTATATTTAGCATCGGATGAATCAAAATACGTCACAGGATTAGAATTAGTTGTTGACGGCGGATGGACAACCAGCTCTTAA
- a CDS encoding glucose 1-dehydrogenase: MGRLNGKVIVVTGGARGMGAQHVRRMVEEGAKVAATDILEDDGKELEKELGNNVHFIKHDVTKAEDWEMVIQETEKIFGPINVLVNNAGIDISEIDLEDYPEETYRKVIDVNQVSVFLGMKHVAPSMKKAEEGSIVNISSLAGIIGAYKKGAYTASKFAVRGMTKAAALELGEFGVRVNSVHPGFIRTPMTEHLINDELVSAFPLKRAGEPEEVTNVVLFLASDESSYVTGIELVIDGGLSAQ, encoded by the coding sequence ATGGGCAGATTAAACGGAAAAGTGATTGTTGTGACAGGCGGCGCAAGAGGAATGGGGGCTCAACACGTAAGAAGAATGGTGGAAGAGGGAGCGAAAGTCGCAGCTACAGATATATTGGAAGATGACGGCAAAGAATTAGAAAAAGAGCTAGGTAATAATGTTCACTTCATAAAACATGATGTTACAAAGGCAGAAGATTGGGAAATGGTCATCCAAGAAACAGAAAAAATATTTGGGCCAATTAATGTATTGGTTAATAATGCAGGTATTGATATTTCTGAAATTGATTTAGAAGATTATCCGGAAGAAACGTATCGAAAAGTGATCGACGTGAATCAGGTTTCTGTATTTTTAGGAATGAAGCATGTTGCTCCGTCTATGAAAAAAGCTGAAGAAGGGTCCATTGTCAATATATCTTCACTTGCTGGCATTATTGGAGCATATAAAAAAGGAGCATACACCGCATCAAAATTTGCTGTAAGAGGGATGACAAAAGCAGCAGCACTTGAATTAGGTGAATTTGGTGTACGTGTGAATTCTGTTCATCCAGGATTTATAAGAACGCCAATGACAGAACATTTAATTAATGATGAATTAGTGAGTGCATTTCCTTTGAAGAGAGCAGGGGAGCCAGAAGAGGTTACCAACGTAGTCCTTTTTTTAGCATCTGATGAGTCCAGCTATGTAACGGGGATTGAGTTAGTAATTGATGGTGGATTAAGCGCACAATAA
- a CDS encoding TetR/AcrR family transcriptional regulator produces MITDKGGIDRRIRRTKRNLQSAFILLLNEKDYYRITVTDIVTQADYNRATFYRHYQDKESLVQDLINIILEDLIKSFRYPYKNKKWLSVDSLSSSNVIIFYHILDNVNFYRLWKDSEGIPGFQTQFINTLIQLHKNDISNYANPDMDMDDELFITYRAYGVWGLIINWIKSDFQIPVEDMTDQLIKILNYHPSSRYKLNHF; encoded by the coding sequence ATGATTACAGACAAAGGAGGAATAGACCGGCGGATTAGAAGAACGAAAAGGAACCTGCAGAGTGCGTTTATTCTGCTTCTGAATGAGAAGGATTACTACCGTATTACAGTAACAGATATCGTAACACAGGCAGACTATAACCGGGCAACGTTTTATCGGCATTATCAAGATAAAGAATCATTGGTTCAAGATTTAATTAATATTATCTTAGAGGATTTAATCAAATCTTTCCGTTATCCCTATAAAAATAAAAAATGGCTTTCCGTCGATAGTTTATCCTCTTCCAATGTAATTATTTTTTATCATATTCTGGATAATGTTAATTTCTATCGACTATGGAAGGATTCAGAAGGCATTCCTGGATTCCAGACACAATTTATCAATACACTTATTCAACTACACAAAAATGATATTTCTAACTATGCAAATCCTGATATGGATATGGATGATGAATTATTTATTACTTATCGGGCCTATGGTGTTTGGGGGCTAATTATAAACTGGATAAAAAGTGACTTCCAGATACCAGTGGAAGATATGACAGATCAATTAATTAAAATATTAAATTATCATCCTTCTTCAAGATATAAGCTAAATCATTTTTAA
- the hmpA gene encoding NO-inducible flavohemoprotein, giving the protein MGATTTELDQKTIETVKATVPVLQEHGEAITSHFYKIMLENHPELKNVFNQTNQRKGGQPKALANTVYAAAANIEHLEDILPHVKQIAHKHTSLNIKPEQYPIVGKYLLIAIKDVLGEAATDDIINAWEKAYGVIANVFISVEKEMYEEKQNAPGDWVGFRDFTVVKKIPESEVITSFYLKPADNGKLPAYQPGQYITVKAQIDGETYDHLRQYSLSTAPGQDFLRISVKREDEHNPEGIVSNYLHNQVEEGAILPITSPSGDFVLNETEQKPLVLISGGVGLTPLMSMLETAIEEQPEREVIFIHAARSRAYHAMKDKVASIAEANKQVTYYTVYADSTGADACDKEGRIDFDWLKTVIPTVDASFYLCGPKGFMGAMDGHLRNMNVADNDIHFELFAPMDEIAN; this is encoded by the coding sequence ATGGGAGCTACAACAACAGAATTAGATCAAAAAACAATTGAAACGGTAAAGGCAACGGTTCCTGTTTTGCAGGAGCATGGGGAAGCAATTACAAGTCACTTTTATAAAATTATGTTAGAAAATCATCCAGAATTGAAAAATGTTTTTAACCAGACAAACCAACGGAAGGGCGGACAGCCAAAAGCATTGGCAAATACGGTGTATGCAGCCGCAGCAAATATCGAGCATTTAGAAGATATCTTGCCTCATGTAAAACAAATAGCACATAAACACACAAGCTTAAATATCAAGCCGGAACAATATCCTATCGTAGGAAAATATTTATTAATTGCGATTAAGGATGTGCTTGGAGAAGCTGCCACGGATGACATTATTAATGCATGGGAAAAAGCTTACGGTGTCATTGCTAATGTTTTTATCAGTGTTGAAAAAGAAATGTATGAAGAAAAGCAAAATGCGCCGGGAGACTGGGTTGGATTTCGTGATTTTACAGTCGTGAAGAAAATCCCTGAAAGTGAAGTCATTACTTCCTTTTATTTAAAACCTGCAGATAATGGCAAACTCCCAGCTTATCAACCCGGACAATATATCACAGTGAAAGCACAAATTGACGGAGAAACTTATGATCATTTACGTCAGTATAGTTTATCCACTGCGCCGGGACAGGATTTCTTGCGAATCAGTGTGAAACGGGAAGATGAGCATAATCCGGAAGGTATTGTATCTAATTACCTTCATAACCAAGTGGAAGAAGGAGCGATTCTTCCAATCACTTCACCGTCTGGGGATTTCGTATTAAATGAAACAGAACAAAAACCGTTAGTGTTGATTAGCGGAGGAGTCGGCTTAACCCCATTAATGAGTATGCTAGAAACTGCAATAGAAGAGCAGCCGGAGAGAGAAGTGATCTTTATTCATGCAGCAAGATCCCGGGCTTACCATGCGATGAAGGATAAAGTGGCATCTATTGCTGAGGCGAATAAACAAGTAACCTATTATACTGTTTATGCGGATAGCACTGGTGCAGACGCGTGTGATAAAGAAGGAAGAATCGACTTTGATTGGTTGAAAACCGTAATTCCAACAGTAGATGCATCTTTCTATCTCTGTGGACCAAAAGGTTTTATGGGTGCAATGGACGGCCATTTAAGAAACATGAATGTTGCCGATAATGATATTCACTTTGAATTATTTGCACCAATGGATGAGATAGCGAATTAA
- a CDS encoding RrF2 family transcriptional regulator translates to MNLKKYTDFSLRVLIFAGLKSEEELSTIKEVSDVYSISPEHLRKVVHDLTKRGLLTSVRGRNGGFRLAKPASDINIGLLIRSLESDFNLLECFDKGTNHCVISPGCSLKHVLNKALFQFFKVLEEYTLEDLIQNEEELKELMGMEH, encoded by the coding sequence ATGAACTTAAAAAAATATACAGATTTTTCTTTGCGTGTCTTGATTTTTGCAGGATTAAAGTCAGAGGAAGAGCTTTCGACCATTAAAGAAGTATCGGATGTCTATTCCATTTCACCAGAGCATCTGCGAAAAGTTGTCCATGATTTAACGAAAAGAGGATTACTGACATCTGTAAGAGGAAGAAACGGCGGTTTTCGTCTTGCGAAGCCTGCTTCAGATATTAATATTGGATTATTAATCCGCTCCCTGGAGAGTGATTTTAATCTGTTGGAATGCTTTGATAAAGGGACCAACCATTGTGTGATTTCGCCGGGCTGTTCTTTGAAGCACGTGTTGAATAAAGCGTTGTTTCAATTTTTTAAAGTGCTGGAAGAATATACGCTGGAGGATTTAATACAGAATGAAGAAGAACTGAAGGAATTGATGGGGATGGAACATTGA